The sequence CGCCTTCTGCACTCACCCCGGCATACATCATCGCGGCTGCCAAAAAGGTAATACTCACAAACGCGCTCGCCAGCGCCGCTACCGTCAATAAATTAGGAATCAGCAAATAGAACGCGATTAAAGCAACTACAATGGCAGTAACCTGAGTGCCAATGCTCTCCGGACGCAGTGGCACAATAAGAATAATACCTATAGCAAAAATCCAAAGCGGCACTGCGTGTAGCCAGGCTTTTTTAGCATAACCACCGGCTTTACCAATAATAAACGCTATTGCTAAACACGAGCTCACCACCGTAATGCGCATGGCCAGCAGCAAGTAATACTCTTGGGTAAGCCCGAGAAGGTTGTAGTCGGTAATGCCGAACATGGCAAAAATAGCAGACGCCAGAATTAACGCCAACCGCGCGTCAGAGCGAACGTTGGGAGCAATAAAATATCGGTAATTTAGCTCTTTTTGCCTATCGCAAAACTGACCCGTTAGCCAATGTATGTCATTTTGTTCTTGTTGTTGTGACAAATGCTTTCCCTGCTAAAGCAGTTTCAATTGAACGAGTAATGGCTAATTTTGACCTTTTTTTCGTCGCTTTGCAGTATTTTTTAACGTTTTACAAACAAAAACATTACCCTTTCAACGCATGAACCGTCTTTTTCGTATCGCTAATATTCTTAGTCAGTTCATCAAGCAACGTTTGGTATTCCGCAGACTGTTGGCCCAACTGGGTGTTTTTTACGGCAGTTTCCAGCGCTTCATCTTCCTGCAAGCACTTATCTAAAATCGCGTTTTTCGCATCGACCGAGAACAACTTTGTCAGTTCACCTTGAATAACCTGCATCAACGTTTTGTCGGGGTCCGGTTTGGCCGGCAACTCACCCAGCTCTTTTACAACATTCTCAAACGGTTTAATAAAAGACGCTCGTTCGTCAGCGATGGCTTCCAATTTATTCGCCAACTCACCGTCTTCCAGCACACTCGCTATTTCGCGGTAGTAGTCCTTGGTCTCAACAATCAGCTTTAGAATTTCGATGCTATCGGCCTGATCATCTGTGCGTAAAATCGGCATATTATTCCTTGCTCTTCGTTGAATTTGGCATATCGCCCACAATAACCTCTATTGCTTTCGGTATCACCTCAAATTCAGCGGGCGTATCGGTTTTGTGTTCACCATCGGCATGAATCTGCTTAGGTTTTGACGTCTTAACACTCATTTTTTTGACTTTCTTACACACCACACGCTCGGCCACCCGCAAGTTACCATTTCTCAAATTAAAACCCAGTAACAGCAACTGCCACCAGCGCTGAGGCTTCAAACAAAATAAGTTCAGTTGTCCGTCTAACAGCGTCGAGTCTTCGTCCACAATATTGCCGCCACCGTAAAAGCGACCATTACCCACCGCCAAGTGAATTGCTCTTAAGCGCTCTTCGTCGCCGTCGGCGGTTATAGTGACCCTGAAGCTTTTATTACGCTTAATAACTCGAATAAAGGCGCCGAGATACGCGAACACTCCAAGGTACTTTTTCATGTCCGAGGTAAGCTTATGCGTGACCTCTACACCCAGCCCAATATGCGCCACATTCACAAAATAGTGGCTGTTCACCTTCGCAAGGTTAATGCGCTCACGCTTGCCGTTCGCAATAACCCGGGCTGCTTGCACAACATCCTGCGGGACGCCTAACGAACGCGCTAAATCATTCGCCGTGCCCATCGGCAAAATCGCCAGGGTCTGATTGTATTTATGGGCTGGCTCTAACGCTGCACTAATGGTCCCGTCGCCACCGGCGACTATAATGACACCGTTTTCCTTGTCATAATTTTCAATGCAGGACACCATATCCGAAGGACTTTCCGTAACACACACGTCTACTTCAACGCCAGCGCTTCTAAATAAGGCAATAGCGTCGTCAAGCTCGTCAGCGTGACCATCACGACTTTTCGGGTTCACCACTAACAGCGCATGCTGCATTGTTCAGTCCGTTTTTAGTAAGTGTTGATTTCACTATAAGGGCTTTGCAGAGGAGCTTCAAAGCACTGACGGAATTTTTACGCTATTGAGGGTGCTGAGGCCGGCTCAATCTAGTGATAAAATAGGTGCTCTGCAGCATAAACGACTGTTAGCGTCGTACTAATAACAAGTACATTGATACTTGCGCGAACACCCCACGGAAAGGAGCCGTAAGAGACTGATAGCGCCTTTGAAGCAATAACCAACAGACCCATTAGGCCGAACCAGGGAGTAAAGAATACAACAAGTTTCCATTTCACAAGAGAAACGGCGACATCATGTACAAAACCACTCACAAGAAAGGTTATAAAAACAGCCAGCCAACCCGGCGCGAATGAGCCCATTGGTCTCATCACATGACGCGATAAATAATAGCCCCATATTGGGTTCCAGTAATGCCAAAAAACAGGAAACGAGCTAGCGCCCAAAGAGCGATGCAGCATATTCCGCATAGAGCCTTTTGCGCCTAACGACACCCCATTCCTTTTCCTAACATAACGCGATAATGACATGGCATTTTGCATAATCCGCTTCCTAAATATCAGCTGCCGAACGAGAAAAAGACACCGACAGCCAGCTCAGCCCAAACATAAATCAAGCCCATTAAGACAACAATGGCTGCAAGCTGGAATTGTTTTTTGGACAGCTTTCGAGCGAGAAGTATTAGTGAAGAGCCAACCACTAACAATAACGCACCCATTATCACGAAATCGGAGAGAGCCCAGTGAACATCATTGCTAAACTGCATGGCAACCAGCGGGATAAATAGAAGACAGCAGGTCGTCAGTAAGACCCAGGCAAAGGCGTTTTTTTGTTGTAATATTTCTCTCATGGCTTTATTCCTTTAGTCGTGGTCCTTACCCAGGTAACGCCTCATAACTCGGCACATTACTCAAATCAACTGACCAGGCGGCGCAGTCAGCAACAAAGATCTTAGCCGTAGGCTTAACTGATATCGGCGTATCAAGGCTACCGGCCGGCACCACAACACAATTAATCGATTCTGCGAATGTAGGAAGCGCAGAGCCGCAAGACTGACAAAAGCTCTTAATATGTAGCGAGCCTGTGTGTTGGTAATGCGTTACGTTCGTTTCGCCTTTAAGCCAAACCAACCGCCCTGCTTTAGCAAACAAATTAGCCGCATGAGCGGAGCCGGTACCTTTTTGGCAGCGGCTACAATGGCATAAATAAAATGCGCCGAAGTCACCACTCACCTCGTAGCCGACACGACCGCAAAGACACGATCCGTAATATTTTTGAGTCATAACATCACCTTAATAAGAGGTTTTCGCGTCATTTTCAGGAATACACGGCGGAAAAATGGATTTACACGACTGCTCGCTGAGGACACATAGTGCGTAATCCCCCTCCGGAAATCGGAATAGATTATTAGTAATGATACCGACACGAAATAATCGTAATTGCACTATCGTCTGCCGCATAAACCAGCCTATTAGTGTCATCAATTCGCCGAGACCAGAATCCTGAAAGGTTCTCTTTTAACGGTTCAGGCTTACCAATACCATCAAATGGCGACCGCTTAGTATCGGCAACTAATCGGTTAATACGTTTAAGGGTCTTTTTATCCTGAGTTTGCCAAAATAAGTAGTCTTTCCAGGCTGCATCCGTCCATGACAGCAACCGATTACTCATCTAACAACTCTCGCTGCTTAGCTTTACCTTCTTTGTATTGAGCAATTGATTTATTCAAGTGCTCAGCATTTGCTGGCGAACGAAGCAAGTGGACGGTTTCCATTAAGCTATTGTAGTAATCCAAAGACATCACCACGGCATCTTCCGAGTCGCGACGGGTAATAACCGTAGTGTCAGCGTCATTAATTACACTGTCTAATACAGCTTTTAAGCCGTTTCTGGCTTCAGTAAAAGAGACGATTCTCATGTGCCACCTCAACATGTTCAACTTATTGAACAAGTATAGATGAAGTTTGCTAGATGTACAATATTCTGTGCAGGTAAGTATTGAGAGATAAGATAAATGGGTCTGGTACTCTGCTACTATTTGTTAGCTGAACCTTTCCATAACAAAGTTACGAAGCTTCTGCCCACGAATTTCTACCGTCTGCTCTTTTGCGACTTTAAAGCCCAATTTCTCATAAAACGGACGCGCTGTAATGCTCACCTCAGAGTAAAACCGGGTAATTCCTTGTAACTCCCCCACTCTTAGCACGTGCTCCATTAAGTGACGCCCGATACCTTGACCCTGATGCTTATGGTGACAAAAGAAATGGTCAATTAATCCATCTTCCTGAAGGTCGGCATAACCAACAGTTTCCCCGTTAATTTCAGCAACAAAAGGAGAGTTAGCATTCATTTTTCGCTGCCATGCTTCAGGAGAGACGTCATCCGGCGCCCATGCTTTGACTTGCGCTTGTGTGTAGTCACGTGAGTTCACATTACGGATGGTGCGATAAAAAATAGCCCATAAATCACGCGCATCTGCTTCGTTATATTTTCTGATTTTTATCATGTTGGTGTTTGCCGTCATTCAACCGATGCAACTTCAAAGCGTTCGCCCCGATAAAAACTCGTATTGGCTAGGTTTAGCATAGGGTAATCCTCTTCAGAATCTCCATACGCAAAAATTTCACTATAAAGGGATAAATCGATGCGCTCTTTTACGCGCTCGATCTTTCTCTCGTTACTGCAATCGCCATTCAGGTAAGCGCCGGTAAATCGACCATTACGCACTTCAAGTTCACTGCAAATTAAATCTACCTCGTGGCGTTTACACCAGATTTTTAAATAAGGAGAGATAGATGCAGACACAATCACCACATGATCACCGTTCTCTTTATGCTCAGCTATTTTCTGCAGCATATCGCTCCGAATCACAGAGGGTAAATATTCGGAAACAAAGCGTTCAGCACTAGCATCAAGTTGTTTTTCGGAAACACCCGTGAAAGCAACTCGTGATATCAAAGGTCGGATTTTAGGAGCTGAAAGAAGCCGCGCTTTGTATAAGGTGATTGCAGGAAAAAGAAGTAAGGCGCCAATAACCAGCCGCACGAATTTGGTCGAGGAAAAGACAAACTTCGTATATGTATCTCGTGTTGTGATTGTTCCGTCAAAATCGAAGAGAGCAAGGTTCATCTTTACCTCAAGGCTTTTAACATTTAAGCTAAGCGGAGCTGTGTCCGAGGGAACGCAAAGCGCGGAGCGAGCTTGAGCGACTTGGTAGCTGTATCACATAAGGTCTGATAAAAACCATTCTCTGTGAAATTTATTCAAATCCTCTATCTGCTTACTTGTGACACCAAGCCAGCCGCCAGACCATTTGCCAAATGCCGGTGTACCATCTAACTCCAGAACGTTCTCAGGCAGAGTACGCAGTGTATACATCGGATTCTGAACCCCATACTCTGTCCCAAGCTTCTTAAAGAAGTCTCCCTCCAGAATGAATTTTGCCGTACCTCTATGCGACAGCAGTACATGATCAAAAGACCGTCTCTCAAGAACCTTTGAAGCCTGCAGTAGATTCCGGGTCACATCAGCGGGACTGTTATTTTCAGAAACGCTTCGCAAATCGAATACAATAACGTTCGGGTTGACGAACCACTGATAGTGAACGCTTACTTCCACCCCTTCGTTTCTAGGATCCTCCGATAGCGATTCGGTGACTGGTCGATATAGGCTAGCGTAGTTCGACAAGGCGATAGCTCCTAGAACGAAACATATTGTTCCAAAACCAATGATTAGTCTGCGACCCATGGCTCCTCCATATTTACAGCTAACTATAAGCTTTGGGGCGGCTGGAGTGTTGCGTAAGCCGTCCCTGCCGCGACAACAACGACTCGTTATGTTTTCTATGCATCGAATTCTTCCCACTCAGTGAATGCTACTAATTCAACCGAGGGTCACTTAATTGATGCTTGACAGTATCCATCATTAATTTTAAATTAGCAGCACATCTTTGCTGATCATTTCTTAAGCATCTTGATCGATATATCCGAGCATACTCTAGCAGTGTCTCAATACCCTCTTTACTATTCATTCCTCTAGGGTGAGAAACTTCTTTATTGGCTCTCGCATATACTACCTCAATAGCTCCCTCTCCATCAGGAATATCAGAGGGGTCTGGATCTGTACTGTAAATTACACTAACTGTGGTAGTTATAAAAAGAACCGAGAAAATATATCCTAAAGCTTTAGGTATTAGTGCTCCAAAACCCAAAAGTAATATTAAACTCGTAAATAGCCAATTAATTTCCCAATACCCCATCAGCCCGTAATAAGCTCCGAAAAATATATTTATTATGGGCAAGAAAACGCTAACTAGAGATGGTACCCAGTTATCCAAATACCCCGGGAAACCTATATAAGATAAAGCTGCATGGCAAAATAAGACTACTGCAACAACGTGTACCAAGAGTCCAACTGGATTAAGATTATCATTGCTATCCCTATTATTTTTATTCACTTTTTTATCCTTTTTTATTTCTCTAATTGATTTAACTGTAAAGAAAATGAACTTTTATAACAACAAAAAAATATAACATATAACTAAAACCTGAAATTCTTACAATAAAACCTTTTGCTCCCGTCCCCATTTCCCTCAACTCCATTTCCTTCGAACAGATAACCCAGTAAAATTCCCTAATCATTCAACGCAGGCACAACGAATCAGCGTATGAAAACCAACTTAATTACTAGACCAGGCTATGAAATGCTGCAGAAGGAACTTGAACACCTTTGGCGTGTTGAACGTCGCGAAACGGTGGAGAAAGTGTCCTGGGCGGCGAGTCTCGGCGACCGGTCTGAGAACGCAGACTATAAATACAATAAACAGAAACTGCGCAAAATTGACGGACGCATTCGCTACTTAACCAAGCGTCTGGAGCAGGTGAAGGTGGTGGACTATTCGCCGCAGCAGGACGGCAAAGTGTTTTTTGGTGCCTGGGTGGAAATTGAGGACAACGACGAGAACGTTCGGGCCTTTCAAATTGTTGGGCCAGATGAAATTTATGATCGCAAAGACGCGGTGTCTATCGACTCGCCCATGGCGCGTGCGTTGCTGAAGAAAGAGGTGGACGACGAGGCCGAGGTTCGTACGCCGCAGGGCACCAAGACCTGGTTTATTAATAAGATAAGTTACCAACAGCCCGCGTAGTCAATTCGTGATAGTATTCGTCCCCATTATTTGTCGTAACGTTTTAAAACCAAGAGATGCACTATGAGCCAGATACCGCAATTACTTGCTAATGAACTGAAGGTCGACGAGCGTCAGATTGCCGCTGTTATCCAGTTGCTGGACGAAGGCTCGACGGTGCCTTTTATTGCCCGTTACCGTAAAGAGGTGACCGGCGGTTTAGACGACACGCAGTTACGCCAGCTGCACCAGCGCCTGAACTACCTGCGCGAGCTGGACGACCGCCGTCAGGTGATACTGAAGTCGATTGACGAGCAAGGCAAGCTGACCGAGGAACTGGCTCAAAGCATTAAAACCGCTGACTCGAAAACCGAGCTGGAAGATTTATACCTGCCTTATAAACCGAAGCGCCGCACTAAAGGCCAAATTGCCATTGAAGCAGGCATTGAGCCACTGGCGGACTTATTGTGGAAAGACCCAACACAAAACCCGGAACAAGCGGCCGCTGACTACGTTGACGCTAACAAAGGCTTTGCGGACGCCAAAGCGGTACTAGACGGCGCCCGCGCTATTTTAATGGAGCGCTTTGCTGAGCAAGCTGAGCTTCTGAAGCACTTGCGATCACACTTGTGGCAGAACGCGCACCTAACCAGCACGGTTGCACCGGGCAAAGAAAAAGAAGGCGCTAAATTCCGCGACTATTTTGAGTTTTCTGAACTGTTTAAGACCATTCCCTCGCACCGCACGTTGGCGTTGCTGCGTGGCCGTAACGAAGGCTTTTTGCAGCTTTCCATGGACGCTGACCCAGGTAGTGAAGACAAAGCCACTGGCTCGCATTGCGAAGTGATGATCGCCGACTTCCTGAACTTCGAGCACCAGGGCCGCGCTGCGGACGACTGGTTGCGTCAGGTCATTCAGTGGACCTGGCGGGTGAAGCTGTCACTGCACATGGAAACCGAACTTATGGCTCGTGTGCGTGAGCGCGCTGAAGAAGCCGCCATTCAGGTATTTGCCAGCAATTTAAAAGACTTACTGATGGCAGCCCCTGCGGGTGCGAAAACCACTATGGGCTTAGATCCGGGTGTTCGTACCGGTGTTAAAGTGGCCGTGGTCGATGAAACCGGTAAAGCCGGTGCGACCAACACGGTGTTCCCGTTCCAGCCGCAAAACCAAATGGACAAAGCCATGCGCACGCTGGCGACCCTGTGCAAGCAGTATAAGGTTGAGCTTATTAGTATTGGTAACGGCACTCACTCGCGCGAGACCGACAAAATGGTCGGTGACATGCTGAAGCAGCACAGCGAAATTAAAGCCACCAAGGTTATCGTGAACGAAGCGGGTGCATCGGTTTACTCGGCGTCGGAATTGGCGGCACAAGAGTTTCCAGATATGGATGTGTCGCTACGTGGCGCGGTGTCTATCGCTCGCCGCTTGCAGGACCCGTTAGCCGAGCTGGTAAAAATAGAGCCGAAGTCTATTGGTGTGGGTCAATATCAGCACGACGTTAGCCAGTCACAACTGGCACAAAGCCTGGATGCCGTGGTTGAGGACTGTGTCAACGCAGTAGGCGTGGATGCCAACATGGCTTCTGCGGCCTTGCTTCAGCGCGTTTCCGGTTTGTCGAAAACGCTAGCGAAAAACATTGTCGATTACCGCGACGCCAACGGTGCCTTTGCTAACCGTAAACAATTACTCGATGTGCCACGCATGGGACCAAAAGCCTTTGAACAGGCAGCGGGCTTCCTACGCATTAGCAACGGCGAACAGCCGCTAGATGCCTCAGCGGTTCACCCGGAAGCTTATTCAGTGGTAGAGCGCATGGCAAAGGCAAATGACTTGCCAGTACAAGAGCTTATTGGCAACCAATCATTAGTTAAAAGCCTGAACGCGGCGGACTATACAGATGAGCGCTTCGGCCTGCCAACGGTAACGGATATTTTGTCAGAGCTTGAAAAGCCAGGCCGTGACCCACGCCCTGAATTCAAAACGGCAGAATTCAAAGAAGGTGTTGAGAAAGTCAGCGATCTGAAACCCGGCATGCAATTAGAAGGTGTGGTGACCAACGTGGCTAACTTTGGTGCCTTTGTGGATGTTGGCGTCCATCAGGACGGTCTGGTTCATATTTCTGCACTGGCAGACAAGTTTGTCAGCGACCCGCGCGAAGTGGTGAAAGCCGGCGATATTGTGAAAGTAAAAGTGCTGGAAGTGGACATAGAGCGTAACCGCATTGGTTTAACCATGCGTTTAAACGATGAAGTCTCTGCAAAACCGGCTGCTAAGTCTAAACCGCAGGGCAGCAGCTCTAATAAAGGCAAGCCTCAGCGTGAGCGTGGTCAGCAAAGCAAGCAGCCGCAAAATGCCGCTATGGGTAATGCCTTAGCCGACGCTTTCGCAAAAGCGAAACAGAAATAAATAGGAGAAAGGATTAAGCAGTAGCGCTGAATGAGTCCACGGATGGACGAACTTTATTGTCGTAGAAAGAAGCCACCATAGCGCCGCGCTCTGGCGCAGATAGGGTTTTCTTGCCTTGCTCAGCCGGTGCTGCAGCATCAGGTGATTCACTTTTCGACGCTTCGCCCTCACCTTCTAAGCTTTTCTTAAAGGGTGCGTTAATGCTGATATCAGGCGCTTGCTCGCCCTCTTCACCTTGCACTTGCTGTTTTGCCAACTCTGCACGAGCTTGCGTGGCTTTATTAGCAGCATCCGCAGCAATGGAGCGGTCGGCAGCAGACGGCTGAGCCGGTGCTAACGCCGCACGACGTACCACCTGCATTTTCTGAATGGTTGCTTGAGGGTCGCCCTGAACAGGGCTGACGTCAATTTGAACCTCACCGCCAACGGCATAAGACTTACCATCGGGACCACGTTCGTATTCGTAAGAAGGTGAACCAGCGTACTGCCCGCCCACAGCCGCATGCGCTTGTTCATGCACACGCACTTCCTGATCACGGCTTTTTAGCTCATCAACTTTTTCGAGCTCTTGCTCGTCCAGTTGTTGACCGTTCGGTTTCTTTTCTTCAGTTGCGTCAGCTTTTTCTTCGCCTTTCGCTTCTTCAGACTCCGCTCCCTTAGCTTCAGCACCTTTAGCTTCACCCTCGGCTGAGTCTTTGCCTTTTTTGGCGACTTTACCGTTAGGAGAATAAGTAGGAGCTGCGCTGTCGGCGCTGTTGTTTTGCTTTTCAGTTGCAGTAGGTTCAGTGACCAGCGCTTTTGCGGCATTGTCCGTCTGCATCGACTCCATAGGAGGAGCCGATGTCACAGGAATAGCCGGTAGCGCTGTGGTGATATTCATGACTAGAACATTCGGCTACTTAAGCACTGGTATCAATAAGAGTGCCCAACATTTCGTCAGCGGTTTCTACTGTACGAGTGTTGGCTTCAAAGTTGGTCTGCCCTTCGTTTAATGAAACCAGCGAGTCAGTTGTACTGGCAGCGTTAACACTTTGCGCAGTTTCAGTCGCGGTTTCGGTAGCTGGCTGACCACCATTTGTATTGGCATTGTCTTGCTGCTGCACGTCGTTACGACCCGCCGCAGAGGCAATTTCCCGGCTTGCTTCAGACACTTGCTGGTTTGCACGTTGCATACCCTGAAGGCCTGAATTCATTGCTGCACCAATTTCCATACCCACCTCACTTGCACAAAAACATAATTGTGCTGACTTCGAAGAATTTACCCTCCAGTATTGATTATATTTTGTTCATTTTCAAGTACTGAAGGGCTAAATTCTATTACGCGTGCTGCTGAATTTGGTTCAATAAGGCTTTCCAGTGACGCTTCTGCTCAGCAAGAGATTCACGCATGTCATCGACCTGCTTTTTCAGCACATCAATGTCATGGTTTAAGTGCTCTTTTATGTCCTGAGCTTTAGAGTCCAGCAGCTTTTTACGTGCTTTGTAGTATTCACGTAATTGCGTACCCAGTTGCTCGTAATGCTCATGCGCTTTTTCGAACAATGACTCTGGTGCGCTCATGGCTTTCTTACGAGCGACTTTTAACTGCATTTGCAGCTTCGCGCGCTCGACCTGATACGGCGAGCTGCGTTTAAGGTTACGCGCTAAACCGAACCAACTACTGGCACGAATAAGCCATTTGGTCGGGTCAAACTGCCACCAGCGAATGCCGTTACGATAGTCACTGGCAAAAATGTGGTGATAGTTATGATAACCCTCGCCGAAGGTCATAAACGCCAGCACGCCATTATCGCGCGCGGTGTTTTTGTCGGTATAAGGCTGCTTGCCCCAAATATGCGCCAGCGAGTTAATAAAGAACGTGGTGTGATGGTTCAGCACCAGGCGCAATACGCCAATAACCAATAAGCCAGCCCAAACATCGCCCAGCATGAAGCCGGCGGCAATTGGCCAACCGAAGTTAACGAACAGCGTCAGCGGCAGGTAATACTTGTGCTGCCACATAACGATAGGATCTTTCTGTAAGTCTTTGACGTTGTCGTAGTCAGAATAACGACTCGCCTGATACTCACGCAGCATCCAGCCAATATGCGAATACCAAAAGCCGCGTTTTGCTGAGTACGGGTCTTTGTCATTGTCATCAACGTGCGTGTGATGCACACGGTGATCAGACGACCAGTGCAAGGCACTGTTTTGCAGCGCTACAGCGCCGCCAATAGCAAATAAAAAGCGCAATACCGGATTGGCGTCGTACGTACGGTGCGCCCACAAACGATGGTAGCCCGCGGTAATGGAAATACCCGCAAAACACGCGGTACCAAACATAACCCACCAAAATTCTGCGCCAATGCCGACGGTGAACGCGTATAAAGGAACACCAATGGCGGCTATAGCGAATGTAATGGAGAACACGAGGGTGTTAAGCCAAATAAGAGGGGGTTTTTCAAAATTCTTTTGCATGTATATAACCTAAAACAATCAAAAAAGTCAGGTGACAAAACAGCGTACACCTGTTCGCTGAATGTACGGGTTTTGCGTTCAAATTACAAGCGGAAAATGTGTAAAGACCTGTGTTACTATTCATTCAGTAACAGCGAAGGATGGCAACAAATATGGCTGGGGTTCGAGCAAAACAGAAAGAAAAGACGCGCCGCGCACTAATAAATGCGGCGATGAATCAGCTCAGTGCTGAGGCGGGCTTTTCCAGCTTAAGCTTGCGTGAAGTGGCGCGTGAGGCAGGCATTGCGCCAACCTCTTTTTACCGGCACTTCCGCGACATGGATGAGTTAGGACTTACTTTGGTTGATGAGTGTGGTTTAGCGCTGCGTCAATTATTGCGCCAGGCACGTCAACGCATAGAAACTGGCGGCTCTATTATCCGGGTATCGGTAGAAACCTTTATGCAGTTTGTAGCGGAAAACACCGCTATATTCAGGCTGCTACTGCAAGAACGCTCAGGTCGTTCGCGCAGCTTTCGGTTAGCGGTTGTGCGTGAAATTGAGCATTTTAAAGCCGAGCTGGAAGAGTATTTAGTGAATGAGCAGTCGTTTACCCGTGAGTTAGCCGAATTACAGTCGGACACCATTGCCAAAATTGTATTCAGTGCCGGTGCTGACTGTTTCGACGTAAACGAAGAAGAGCGCGAACGCATTACAGAAACAACGATAGCGCAAGTGCGTTTAGTCGCGCGTGGCGCCGAAGCAACAAAACGGTTTATGAAATAAAATAAATAGTAGAACAACAACGGAGACAACTATGCTTTTACGTGTAGCAGGGGGTATTGCGTTAGCGGCTTGGGCGGTCGATGCCGACGCCCGCGAAATGACGCTAATGGATACCGTAACAACAGAAGCAGTGCGCATGGCGGACTTGTCGCCAACGGGCGAATTCACGGCAGTTATCCGCTCCATTCCACGTGCGCCTTATGAAGACGATGACGGCTCAGACTACAGTGAGTTAGTACTTATTAACTCAGCGGGCGAGGAAACTTCTTACCTCAGTAAAACTGAAAAGTTCGGCCGAGTCAGTTTTGGTCCACAAGGTGAGTACTTGTACTTCACTGCGAAAGAAGACGGCGACGACTACCAGGAGCTGTACCGCATGCCAGTTAAAGGCGGTGGTGTGCAGTCGGTGTTTGAGTTCGATGGCAATATTGGCAGCTACGACTTAAGCGAAGACGGGACACAGTTAGTGTTCTTGTCATCTGGCCCGAAAGACAGCGACAAAGAGAAGCTGTCGAAAAAGGGCTTTAAAGCCGAAGTGTATGAAGAAGATTTAACCTACACCCAAGTTTATCACGTCGTTTTAGGTCAGGAAGACGCTGAAGCGAAAGCCGTAACGCCGGATGATCAGCAAGTT comes from Idiomarina sp. X4 and encodes:
- a CDS encoding putative metalloprotease CJM1_0395 family protein gives rise to the protein MNITTALPAIPVTSAPPMESMQTDNAAKALVTEPTATEKQNNSADSAAPTYSPNGKVAKKGKDSAEGEAKGAEAKGAESEEAKGEEKADATEEKKPNGQQLDEQELEKVDELKSRDQEVRVHEQAHAAVGGQYAGSPSYEYERGPDGKSYAVGGEVQIDVSPVQGDPQATIQKMQVVRRAALAPAQPSAADRSIAADAANKATQARAELAKQQVQGEEGEQAPDISINAPFKKSLEGEGEASKSESPDAAAPAEQGKKTLSAPERGAMVASFYDNKVRPSVDSFSATA
- a CDS encoding flagellar basal body rod C-terminal domain-containing protein; the protein is MEIGAAMNSGLQGMQRANQQVSEASREIASAAGRNDVQQQDNANTNGGQPATETATETAQSVNAASTTDSLVSLNEGQTNFEANTRTVETADEMLGTLIDTSA
- a CDS encoding fatty acid desaturase, which gives rise to MQKNFEKPPLIWLNTLVFSITFAIAAIGVPLYAFTVGIGAEFWWVMFGTACFAGISITAGYHRLWAHRTYDANPVLRFLFAIGGAVALQNSALHWSSDHRVHHTHVDDNDKDPYSAKRGFWYSHIGWMLREYQASRYSDYDNVKDLQKDPIVMWQHKYYLPLTLFVNFGWPIAAGFMLGDVWAGLLVIGVLRLVLNHHTTFFINSLAHIWGKQPYTDKNTARDNGVLAFMTFGEGYHNYHHIFASDYRNGIRWWQFDPTKWLIRASSWFGLARNLKRSSPYQVERAKLQMQLKVARKKAMSAPESLFEKAHEHYEQLGTQLREYYKARKKLLDSKAQDIKEHLNHDIDVLKKQVDDMRESLAEQKRHWKALLNQIQQHA
- the fabR gene encoding HTH-type transcriptional repressor FabR; translated protein: MAGVRAKQKEKTRRALINAAMNQLSAEAGFSSLSLREVAREAGIAPTSFYRHFRDMDELGLTLVDECGLALRQLLRQARQRIETGGSIIRVSVETFMQFVAENTAIFRLLLQERSGRSRSFRLAVVREIEHFKAELEEYLVNEQSFTRELAELQSDTIAKIVFSAGADCFDVNEEERERITETTIAQVRLVARGAEATKRFMK